GGTGTAGCAGATCAGCGCTGCTTGCAGCTGTTTTTCTGTCTTTGGTGGTTGCTTTTCAATGATGCTTGGCTAGTTCGGGAGTGAGGCAGGGGTATGCTTGCTCTATGCTAGTATATACTTCGGCCTCATTGTTTGATGCCATTGTTGGTTTTGGGTTTTCTCGGTGAATTGGTGTTACGTATTTAGGCAGAACCTCTTTGTATTTTTTCCTGTTTTTTTCGcaagtttttttaatagcaGCCACCCCAAACTTTTttgtctggctccgccactggtaATAGTAATACCAATACATGTTGTTTAGGTAGGTTTGAATGGCCAGTAAGGATGACGATGTAAAAGAGAAACTAATAGTCGATGCCCGGGCTAGAGACATCAGTCACAATGTGAGATGCACTGATTGTGGGAGTCAATCCATTGAAGATTCTCAAGCCGACATTGCCATTCTTCTTAGGAAGGTACATCCACTCTTACATTCTCTTCATTCATCTAACCAGTTTCTACAATTTGACTTGATAAAAGGAGCCTTGTTTGGAGTTTTTGCATGGTCACTAGAAAATAAAAGTTTCAAGTCATGGCTAATTTTTTGGAACTAGGTTAATAATCTCAGGGTAGAGTCTGTTtgttactttttgttttttggggtTTGCTtttccttgatttttttattcCGTTCTCAGTTTTTGTTCTCTATtcctaaaattttgttttacagTCTACCTTGAGATCTCGGCGAACCGCTGGTCAGATCAGTTTTGGTTACATTGTTTGAAAGTGGAATTTTTCAGTATTATATAAACCCTAAACACTTGAATATTTTTCCAGCTAATCCGTGATGAAATTCGTTCTGGAAAAAGTGACACGGATATCTACAAAAAGCTTCAAACTGAATTTGGAGAGAGTATACTCTATAAACCCAAGTTTGATTGGCAGACAGCAGCTTTGTGGTTATCACCGGTAAAGTTTTCTAGGGGATTGAAAGCACTTGAacttgtaatttattttgtagtgCAGTTTACATTTGTACTGATTCCAAAACACATGCTTTTGAATAGCTCTTAGTTGGTGGTGCAGCTGTTGGAGTATGGGCTTACCAGAAGCATAGACAAAAGACTAACGTTCATATCATGGCTCTGAACCTTGTTAGAGGTGTTCCATTGACCCCAAGAGAGAAGGAAACAATGCTTGATATTCTTACACCACCTGCTTCACAGGGATTTAAGTCACAGAGAGTTGAGACTTCCTCCTGGTGGAGGAGATTGCGAGGTCAATGATCACATCGACTATTTAGATCGTGGCTTTTACCTTTTAGGCAACTCTGCCAACTCAGTTTGTGGCTTTAAAGGACAACAAACGTATTCAATTTATATGTTTATGAATGTATATTAGGTTTCACTTTGATGTTAATCCACAAACTTCCAAGACcggtattttaattttatgcgTCAACACCAAGCGTGGAGCAGATATACATGCTAAGAATGAGTTCATATGTGTAATAATGTTGATTTCATTGCATAATTTCCATGCCAATCCTTAAACTCTGTATCCTGGACTTGATATCCAGGATTTCTGGCATTGTGATTCTGTATTCTGACATTACATTTAAGCAATCAACAACTAATCCCCATAATGTGCTAGaactaaataaaattatgctcGTCAACACTTTTATTATGACATGGTAGCTAGGCATTGAATTATGGACGCGGGCCTAGTTTTTTGTCGGGTACAATTGTGAGATGGATATTTGTGCACTAAAGCTCCGGCATACACAGAGTCCGGGGGGTCCCACCagttggtgtattgtacgcaaccTTACTTCCcaatgcaatatttttatttttatcgtcTTAATCAATGCCCTGAAGGCATTCTTTAGCATTTCTCATAATTTattccttttcaattttgttttttaaaatcttcattGTACGAAGAAGAGATAACCCCTATTTATACTatctgtaaaaaaatattatctagaATTTCTTTAATACAGTATAAAACttgtcttttttcttaaatatagcAATGTTAAGAGAGATATATCCAGAAAAATAGATGTACCATGTGCAACATAGCTATTAGCAGTTAGCACCGGACCAAATACATACAAATTAACATCACATATATAGGGGAATTACTATGACAGTTGCTTTATTCAAATTACCAAAAAAAGTCTTATATCATACACATTTACCCTAGTTTTCCCAAGTAGTAACTAgtaagtaattaaaataaaactatgacCAAATTGCCATTTTGTTTTCTGTggcatatatgatatatctatctatatatataaacatgcaTGATAGTAGGCAAATCACAAGCAATTCTTTCTTTATCTTCATCAAATCCCAAATCATGATGAAAACCAACTACACTATGCAACTGTCATTGCTTGTTAGTCTCATTTTCATTCTCTGCAGCTTCAACCAAATTACATCAGTATTTGCTGCAGAGGAGAATCAAGAGCATGATCACAACTTAATGACATACATTGTTCATgtcaaaaaatcagaaaatgttGCTTCCTTTCAATCAGAAGATTTGCATAGCTGGTACCATTCATTTCTTCCACAAAATTTTCCTCACAAGCACAGAATGGTTTTCTCATACCGCCATGTAGCCTCTGGATTTGCTGTGAAGCTGACACCAGAAGAAGCCAAATCTCTTCAAGAGAAAGATGGGATTTTGTTAGCAAGACCTGAAAGGACACTTTCATTACACACAACTCACAGTCCAACTTTCTTGGGTCTGAAGCATGGACAGGGGTTGTGGAATGATGATAACCTTGGAAAAGGTGTCATAA
Above is a genomic segment from Medicago truncatula cultivar Jemalong A17 chromosome 5, MtrunA17r5.0-ANR, whole genome shotgun sequence containing:
- the LOC11440035 gene encoding cytochrome c-type biogenesis CcmH-like mitochondrial protein gives rise to the protein MASKDDDVKEKLIVDARARDISHNVRCTDCGSQSIEDSQADIAILLRKLIRDEIRSGKSDTDIYKKLQTEFGESILYKPKFDWQTAALWLSPLLVGGAAVGVWAYQKHRQKTNVHIMALNLVRGVPLTPREKETMLDILTPPASQGFKSQRVETSSWWRRLRGQ